In one window of Ovis aries strain OAR_USU_Benz2616 breed Rambouillet chromosome 3, ARS-UI_Ramb_v3.0, whole genome shotgun sequence DNA:
- the EGFL7 gene encoding epidermal growth factor-like protein 7 isoform X2: MEHKKPPFLVPGGASLPRGSRPHGPGAGSRGPDRRAASGGASRWRARGGRAHPRPGEAAEPGRRQQQTLAPGRHERPPPPRRAAATSVQGMREPPSPGHPEEKAVPPGNPGHVGLPGAASALVPGAGSGQCGARLPAWTQGVCRRGSPGPHVRVLCATCIPALPHHLRRVPSLQHLPDPLQDRLPPPPRASPFPASLCLLPRLEEDRWGAGGLWGSNMPATVPERRELRPAWPLSLPCRVAGRCLPDRCGRVQRRRGRLSPALCQHGGQLLVPVLGGAPAICGRGSLPA; encoded by the exons ATGGAGCATAAAAAGCCGCCCTTCCTCGTCCCGGGAGGAGCCTCCCTGCCCCGAGGCAGCCGTCCCCATGGCCCAGGAGCAGGCTCCCGTGGACCGGACAGGCGGGCGGCCTCCGGAGGCGCCTCGAGGTGGCGGGCGAGGGGCGGCAGGGCACACCCCCGGCCCGGGGAGGCAGCCGAGCCGGGGCGCAGGCAGCAGCAG ACCCTGGCACCAGGGAGGCACGAGCGGCCCCCACCACCCAGAAGAGCTGCTGCCACCAGCGTCCAGGGCATGAGGGAGCCCCCTTCCCCAG gccaCCCCGAGGAGAAGGCTGTTCCACCCGGAAACCCGGGCCATGTGGGGCTCCCAGGAGCTGCTTCCGCTCTGGTTCCTGGTGCTGGCAGTGGGCAGTGCGGAGCACGTCTACCGGCCTGG acGCAGGGTGTGTGTCGTCGGGGCTCCCCAGGGCCCCATGTCCGAGTCCTTTGTGCAACGTGTATACCAGCCCTTCCTCACCACCTGCGACGGGTACCGAGCCTGCAGCACCTACCG GACCCTCTACAGGACCGCCTACCGCCGCCACCCCGGGCCAGCCCCTTCCCGGCCTCGCTATGCCTGCTGCCCCGGCTGGAAGAGGACCGGTGGGGTGCCGGGGGCCTGTGGGGCAG CAATATGCCAGCCACCGTGCCAGAACGGAGGGAGCTGCGTCCAGCCTGGCCGCTGTCACTGCCCTGCAGGGTGGCAGGGCGATGCCTGCCAGACAG ATGTGGACGAGTGCAGCGCCGGAGGGGGCGGCTGTCCCCAGCACTGTGTCAACACGGCGGGCAGTTACTGGTGCCAGTGTTGGGAGGGGCACCGGCCATCTGTGGACGGGGCAGTCTGCCTGCCTGA
- the EGFL7 gene encoding epidermal growth factor-like protein 7 isoform X5: MREPPSPGHPEEKAVPPGNPGHVGLPGAASALVPGAGSGQCGARLPAWVSRGSGPSALPGGSPQRPGSWHFPAAPAERAIGESPAQTQGVCRRGSPGPHVRVLCATCIPALPHHLRRVPSLQHLPDPLQDRLPPPPRASPFPASLCLLPRLEEDRWGAGGLWGSNMPATVPERRELRPAWPLSLPCRVAGRCLPDRCGRVQRRRGRLSPALCQHGGQLLVPVLGGAPAICGRGSLPA, encoded by the exons ATGAGGGAGCCCCCTTCCCCAG gccaCCCCGAGGAGAAGGCTGTTCCACCCGGAAACCCGGGCCATGTGGGGCTCCCAGGAGCTGCTTCCGCTCTGGTTCCTGGTGCTGGCAGTGGGCAGTGCGGAGCACGTCTACCGGCCTGGGTGAGCCGGGGCTCGGGGCCCTCAGCTCTCCCCGGGGGCAGCCCCCAGCGTCCGGGGAGCTGGCATTTCCCTGCAGCCCCTGCTGAGCGTGCCATCGGGGAATCCCCTGCCCAG acGCAGGGTGTGTGTCGTCGGGGCTCCCCAGGGCCCCATGTCCGAGTCCTTTGTGCAACGTGTATACCAGCCCTTCCTCACCACCTGCGACGGGTACCGAGCCTGCAGCACCTACCG GACCCTCTACAGGACCGCCTACCGCCGCCACCCCGGGCCAGCCCCTTCCCGGCCTCGCTATGCCTGCTGCCCCGGCTGGAAGAGGACCGGTGGGGTGCCGGGGGCCTGTGGGGCAG CAATATGCCAGCCACCGTGCCAGAACGGAGGGAGCTGCGTCCAGCCTGGCCGCTGTCACTGCCCTGCAGGGTGGCAGGGCGATGCCTGCCAGACAG ATGTGGACGAGTGCAGCGCCGGAGGGGGCGGCTGTCCCCAGCACTGTGTCAACACGGCGGGCAGTTACTGGTGCCAGTGTTGGGAGGGGCACCGGCCATCTGTGGACGGGGCAGTCTGCCTGCCTGA
- the EGFL7 gene encoding epidermal growth factor-like protein 7 isoform X4, giving the protein MEHKKPPFLVPGGASLPRGSRPHGPGAGSRGPDRRAASGGASRWRARGGRAHPRPGEAAEPGRRQQQTLAPGRHERPPPPRRAAATSVQGMREPPSPDAGCVSSGLPRAPCPSPLCNVYTSPSSPPATGTEPAAPTGPSTGPPTAATPGQPLPGLAMPAAPAGRGPVGCRGPVGQQYASHRARTEGAASSLAAVTALQGGRAMPARQMWTSAAPEGAAVPSTVSTRRAVTGASVGRGTGHLWTGQSACLREGPPG; this is encoded by the exons ATGGAGCATAAAAAGCCGCCCTTCCTCGTCCCGGGAGGAGCCTCCCTGCCCCGAGGCAGCCGTCCCCATGGCCCAGGAGCAGGCTCCCGTGGACCGGACAGGCGGGCGGCCTCCGGAGGCGCCTCGAGGTGGCGGGCGAGGGGCGGCAGGGCACACCCCCGGCCCGGGGAGGCAGCCGAGCCGGGGCGCAGGCAGCAGCAG ACCCTGGCACCAGGGAGGCACGAGCGGCCCCCACCACCCAGAAGAGCTGCTGCCACCAGCGTCCAGGGCATGAGGGAGCCCCCTTCCCCAG acGCAGGGTGTGTGTCGTCGGGGCTCCCCAGGGCCCCATGTCCGAGTCCTTTGTGCAACGTGTATACCAGCCCTTCCTCACCACCTGCGACGGGTACCGAGCCTGCAGCACCTACCG GACCCTCTACAGGACCGCCTACCGCCGCCACCCCGGGCCAGCCCCTTCCCGGCCTCGCTATGCCTGCTGCCCCGGCTGGAAGAGGACCGGTGGGGTGCCGGGGGCCTGTGGGGCAG CAATATGCCAGCCACCGTGCCAGAACGGAGGGAGCTGCGTCCAGCCTGGCCGCTGTCACTGCCCTGCAGGGTGGCAGGGCGATGCCTGCCAGACAG ATGTGGACGAGTGCAGCGCCGGAGGGGGCGGCTGTCCCCAGCACTGTGTCAACACGGCGGGCAGTTACTGGTGCCAGTGTTGGGAGGGGCACCGGCCATCTGTGGACGGGGCAGTCTGCCTGCCTGAGAGAGGGACCCCCAGGGTGA